The following DNA comes from Poecilia reticulata strain Guanapo linkage group LG16, Guppy_female_1.0+MT, whole genome shotgun sequence.
CAGCGCAGTTGGGAGGAGAAGCCAGTGCTTTCATCTGCACGGAATGTGGTGATGGGTTCAGTCAGTACGCCAGTATATTGGCTCACATGTCTAATCATGGACCTTTGGAGTCTTTTTCCTTTGATGGTTCATCTAATGGATTTGATATTCCTCAGGAATATGTGCTTCAAGAAAATGGTACGCTGATTGTTGTAAATGGCTTGCCTCAGTTGAATTCTGCAAGCTCTTCAAATTCTTCTTCCGCACCTATGCCTCCCGAAAGACCGTCATCACCTTTGCCGTCACCTGTTAAGCCAACTACTACAACTCAGAACTCACAGCCCTTCTCAAACAAAGACTCATTAAAACCCAGGCCACCAGGCTTGAGCTCGGACGTGTTTCAGCAGAACCATTGTCGTTGTGAAATATGTAATCGTTCTTTTAGTACGACACAGAGTCTGCACCGTCACCAGCAATATGGGAATTCCGAAAGGGGCTTTCGGTGCACTTTGTGCTGCAAGATCTTTCAAGACAAAAGCAACCTCAAGAAACACCTTCAAGATCATGTCAATGAAAAAACCAGATGTTGTGGTCACTGCGGTAAACGATTCCTTAAAATTGAGGCGCTCAATGCTCATCAAAAAGAGAGTCACTCCATGAACAAGGCTTTGGCTAAACCAGACAGTAAGGAAGACAAAAAGGCATATCCCTGCAACAAGTGCAAGCTGATTTTCTTTTGGATGTCAGACCTCCAAATACATTCGTTGTATCATTGCAAGGGACAGGAACTTGATGTGGAGTTGGAGTCTGATTTTGAAACTGAAGAGAATTCGAAGCATTCTGATGATGGGGAGCTTGTTAACTGCCACACCAATGGTCCATCCAATGATACTAGGAATGGAGGACGAAAAGTCTCAAGAGATGGCAGTATTGAAAAGAATAGGCAAACCACCTTCACACCGTATAGATGTGGCCTATGCGGGGATCGTTTTGAGAGGTTAGCAAGTCTAAAGGAGCATCATGTCACACATCAAACTCAGGAGGAAATAGATGAGATGAATAAGGAATATCAAAAGCCCACAAAACGAGTTATGCCACCAAATACCAGCCGGAGAGGATCTAATCCAAATGGAAAACTTCATCCATGCAAGCATTGCCATCGAGTTTTCAATCACTCTAGTAGTTTGTCTCGACACATGAGATATCATAAAGGCACAATGCACACTTGTGTATTTT
Coding sequences within:
- the LOC103478472 gene encoding zinc finger protein 83 isoform X1 translates to MPRKGKRSESQKLRRQKERMGVSESIKEVTVAGNVQRPHPGETSEQPCGQARNCERHLTVLQSGRLEELTSHHFVGQRTFTDCHGHLCPSVDRDLAAYSGSKVMPSVHGQNRFIMEKQSAVNTVASAQLGGEASAFICTECGDGFSQYASILAHMSNHGPLESFSFDGSSNGFDIPQEYVLQENGTLIVVNGLPQLNSASSSNSSSAPMPPERPSSPLPSPVKPTTTTQNSQPFSNKDSLKPRPPGLSSDVFQQNHCRCEICNRSFSTTQSLHRHQQYGNSERGFRCTLCCKIFQDKSNLKKHLQDHVNEKTRCCGHCGKRFLKIEALNAHQKESHSMNKALAKPDSKEDKKAYPCNKCKLIFFWMSDLQIHSLYHCKGQELDVELESDFETEENSKHSDDGELVNCHTNGPSNDTRNGGRKVSRDGSIEKNRQTTFTPYRCGLCGDRFERLASLKEHHVTHQTQEEIDEMNKEYQKPTKRVMPPNTSRRGSNPNGKLHPCKHCHRVFNHSSSLSRHMRYHKGTMHTCVFCGRHFPQRCDLRRHVIMYHKAEGLKLLHSNSQNGPSSNHADDEKQVNNPEDSTKGSSDNEQTSTEQTAKAGRVNYKCQECGKKFGLLCVYQRHLRYHKKEPTKSPKTPADIKNSSPKVHLQAHLDPEEPDDDGQKSPCTGNIVDEELKKDNPEDMEEDAMDQKQNEKGSSSEALYECTECTQMFSCLDTFLEHQASHDSETRAVV
- the LOC103478472 gene encoding zinc finger protein 83 isoform X2; its protein translation is MPRKGKRSESQKLRRQKERMGVSESIKEVLQSGRLEELTSHHFVGQRTFTDCHGHLCPSVDRDLAAYSGSKVMPSVHGQNRFIMEKQSAVNTVASAQLGGEASAFICTECGDGFSQYASILAHMSNHGPLESFSFDGSSNGFDIPQEYVLQENGTLIVVNGLPQLNSASSSNSSSAPMPPERPSSPLPSPVKPTTTTQNSQPFSNKDSLKPRPPGLSSDVFQQNHCRCEICNRSFSTTQSLHRHQQYGNSERGFRCTLCCKIFQDKSNLKKHLQDHVNEKTRCCGHCGKRFLKIEALNAHQKESHSMNKALAKPDSKEDKKAYPCNKCKLIFFWMSDLQIHSLYHCKGQELDVELESDFETEENSKHSDDGELVNCHTNGPSNDTRNGGRKVSRDGSIEKNRQTTFTPYRCGLCGDRFERLASLKEHHVTHQTQEEIDEMNKEYQKPTKRVMPPNTSRRGSNPNGKLHPCKHCHRVFNHSSSLSRHMRYHKGTMHTCVFCGRHFPQRCDLRRHVIMYHKAEGLKLLHSNSQNGPSSNHADDEKQVNNPEDSTKGSSDNEQTSTEQTAKAGRVNYKCQECGKKFGLLCVYQRHLRYHKKEPTKSPKTPADIKNSSPKVHLQAHLDPEEPDDDGQKSPCTGNIVDEELKKDNPEDMEEDAMDQKQNEKGSSSEALYECTECTQMFSCLDTFLEHQASHDSETRAVV
- the LOC103478472 gene encoding zinc finger protein 135 isoform X3: MPSVHGQNRFIMEKQSAVNTVASAQLGGEASAFICTECGDGFSQYASILAHMSNHGPLESFSFDGSSNGFDIPQEYVLQENGTLIVVNGLPQLNSASSSNSSSAPMPPERPSSPLPSPVKPTTTTQNSQPFSNKDSLKPRPPGLSSDVFQQNHCRCEICNRSFSTTQSLHRHQQYGNSERGFRCTLCCKIFQDKSNLKKHLQDHVNEKTRCCGHCGKRFLKIEALNAHQKESHSMNKALAKPDSKEDKKAYPCNKCKLIFFWMSDLQIHSLYHCKGQELDVELESDFETEENSKHSDDGELVNCHTNGPSNDTRNGGRKVSRDGSIEKNRQTTFTPYRCGLCGDRFERLASLKEHHVTHQTQEEIDEMNKEYQKPTKRVMPPNTSRRGSNPNGKLHPCKHCHRVFNHSSSLSRHMRYHKGTMHTCVFCGRHFPQRCDLRRHVIMYHKAEGLKLLHSNSQNGPSSNHADDEKQVNNPEDSTKGSSDNEQTSTEQTAKAGRVNYKCQECGKKFGLLCVYQRHLRYHKKEPTKSPKTPADIKNSSPKVHLQAHLDPEEPDDDGQKSPCTGNIVDEELKKDNPEDMEEDAMDQKQNEKGSSSEALYECTECTQMFSCLDTFLEHQASHDSETRAVV